The Microbacterium sp. SORGH_AS_0862 genome has a segment encoding these proteins:
- the dnaN gene encoding DNA polymerase III subunit beta, with the protein MKFQVNRDVFSEAVSFVVKLLPQRNPQPILAGVLIEAGSEGLSLSAFDYEASARTTIEASVEAPGTILVHGRLLSDIASRLPNAPIQIEVDDDGILLTCGSARFTLASMPVQEYPAIPEVTGESGLVPAEEFATAIAQVAFAASRDDVTPVLTGVQLEVSGTQLSLVATDRYRVALREIPWDGPATTDGETTTALVPARTLQEVGKTFSHGENISIAFSGSGDREIIAFTSGNKTVTSLLIKGNFPPVRRLFPEQTAHHAVVNTAELAEAVRRVALVLDRSAPLRFTFTAEGVAMEASGTEQARASESVDATLTGDDVTLGLNPQYLLESLSAVRSEFSRITFTSSDNANKLSPILVTPQTSVERAGEGEFKYLLQPNLLLR; encoded by the coding sequence GTGAAGTTCCAGGTCAATCGCGACGTTTTCAGCGAAGCCGTATCGTTCGTCGTCAAGCTCCTGCCCCAGCGCAACCCGCAGCCGATCCTGGCGGGCGTGCTCATCGAAGCCGGTTCCGAGGGACTCTCCCTGTCGGCCTTCGACTACGAGGCATCCGCCCGCACCACGATCGAGGCCTCCGTGGAAGCGCCGGGCACGATCCTCGTCCACGGTCGTCTGCTCTCCGACATCGCCAGCCGCCTGCCCAACGCCCCCATTCAGATCGAGGTGGACGACGACGGCATCCTGCTCACCTGCGGGTCGGCGCGATTCACGCTGGCCTCGATGCCGGTGCAGGAATACCCGGCCATCCCGGAGGTGACGGGCGAGTCCGGTCTCGTTCCTGCCGAGGAGTTCGCGACCGCGATCGCGCAGGTCGCCTTCGCCGCGTCCCGTGACGATGTGACCCCCGTGCTCACCGGTGTCCAGCTCGAAGTGAGCGGAACACAGCTCAGTCTCGTGGCGACGGACCGCTACCGCGTCGCGCTGCGAGAGATCCCCTGGGACGGTCCCGCGACCACCGACGGCGAGACCACCACGGCTCTCGTGCCGGCGCGCACGCTGCAGGAGGTCGGCAAGACCTTCTCGCACGGCGAGAACATCTCGATCGCGTTCTCCGGTTCGGGCGACCGCGAGATCATCGCCTTCACCTCCGGCAACAAGACGGTGACCTCGTTGCTCATCAAGGGCAACTTCCCTCCTGTGCGTCGCCTCTTCCCCGAGCAGACCGCACATCACGCCGTCGTGAACACCGCGGAGCTCGCCGAGGCGGTGCGACGTGTCGCGCTCGTGCTCGACCGCTCCGCGCCGCTGCGTTTCACGTTCACCGCAGAGGGTGTCGCGATGGAGGCATCGGGAACCGAGCAGGCGCGCGCGTCCGAGTCCGTCGACGCGACGCTGACAGGCGACGATGTGACCCTCGGGCTCAACCCGCAGTACCTGCTCGAGTCGCTTTCGGCCGTGCGCAGCGAGTTCTCCCGCATCACCTTCACCTCCAGCGACAACGCGAACAAGCTCAGCCCGATCCTGGTGACGCCGCAGACGTCGGTCGAGCGCGCCGGCGAGGGCGAGTTCAAGTACCTGCTGCAGCCGAACCTGTTGCTGCGCT